From Psychrobacillus sp. FSL K6-2836, a single genomic window includes:
- a CDS encoding Mur ligase family protein encodes MEITNLMKHIPVLETKNAGPIEITGLAYNSRKVENGQVFVCIKGFKADGHQFAGQAVEGGAVALVVEDFIDEIEVPQYKVENGRTALATLADAFYNHPTRKLKTIGITATNGKTSTSFMTNAILENYGFKTGLMGTVVVKIGDYAEPSELTTPESLDLQRFYAQMVDENVSHATMEVSSSALELNRVGCVDFDIVTLNNISREHIDLHSSFENYFYHKSSLIRNAGTDKVAILNLDDSYSASLVNKTKAKVITIGVEEQSADVICTNLDLSTGRAKFTVEIQQDLVTQDLVIPEQSFTVELSTPGFHSVYNSMVSIVIGLLCEVPVVTIQKSLAEFVGVERRFEIIFEDDFKIIDDHFANSGNIDITLGTLEKMDFERIKLVYAIRGDRGVTVNRENAETIAKWAPKLGIHEVIATLSRSHVTQKDVVSESELAVFQEVMEEAGIEVQLYEELPEAINRSLDDITDGDLLLLAGCQGMDYGAKLALEQLEIIRPNVDKKKLFQPLEKRVAGNS; translated from the coding sequence ATGGAGATTACAAATTTAATGAAGCATATACCTGTATTAGAAACTAAAAATGCTGGGCCAATAGAAATAACGGGTCTTGCTTATAATTCACGCAAAGTGGAAAATGGGCAAGTGTTTGTATGTATAAAAGGATTTAAGGCAGATGGACACCAATTCGCAGGACAAGCTGTTGAAGGTGGTGCAGTTGCTTTAGTGGTAGAAGACTTTATCGATGAAATTGAGGTACCACAATATAAAGTAGAGAATGGACGTACAGCACTTGCTACTCTTGCTGATGCTTTTTATAATCACCCTACTCGTAAGTTGAAAACGATTGGGATCACGGCGACTAACGGAAAGACATCTACCTCGTTTATGACAAATGCGATTTTAGAAAACTATGGCTTTAAAACGGGGCTTATGGGAACAGTTGTAGTGAAAATAGGAGATTATGCAGAGCCTTCTGAACTAACAACTCCAGAATCTTTAGATTTACAACGATTTTATGCGCAAATGGTGGATGAAAATGTAAGTCATGCAACGATGGAAGTATCATCCTCCGCTTTAGAATTAAATCGTGTAGGATGTGTGGACTTTGATATCGTCACACTAAATAATATTAGTCGCGAACATATTGACTTGCACTCCTCATTTGAAAACTATTTTTATCATAAGTCTAGTCTTATTCGCAATGCTGGTACTGATAAGGTTGCCATTTTAAACCTGGATGATTCATATTCGGCATCACTTGTGAATAAGACGAAAGCGAAGGTTATCACCATTGGTGTCGAGGAGCAATCTGCAGATGTTATTTGTACGAATTTAGACCTATCAACTGGTAGAGCAAAATTCACAGTAGAAATTCAACAGGATCTAGTTACGCAGGATCTCGTTATACCAGAGCAAAGTTTTACAGTTGAACTTTCTACTCCAGGTTTCCACTCGGTATATAATTCAATGGTCAGTATTGTGATTGGGCTATTATGTGAAGTTCCAGTAGTTACTATCCAAAAGAGTTTGGCAGAGTTTGTAGGGGTAGAACGTCGTTTTGAAATTATTTTTGAAGATGATTTTAAAATTATTGATGACCACTTTGCAAACAGTGGTAATATAGATATTACACTAGGTACTTTAGAAAAGATGGACTTTGAACGTATAAAGCTTGTTTATGCTATTCGTGGAGATCGTGGTGTGACGGTGAATAGAGAAAATGCAGAGACAATTGCTAAATGGGCACCAAAGCTTGGTATACATGAGGTAATTGCTACATTAAGTCGTTCCCATGTTACTCAAAAAGATGTCGTTTCGGAGAGTGAGCTTGCAGTATTCCAGGAAGTTATGGAAGAGGCAGGTATCGAAGTTCAACTTTACGAAGAGTTACCAGAAGCGATTAACCGTAGCCTAGACGATATTACAGATGGAGATCTACTGTTATTAGCTGGTTGTCAGGGAATGGATTACGGGGCAAAACTTGCATTAGAGCAACTAGAAATCATTCGGCCAAATGTCGATAAAAAGAAGTTATTTCAACCACTTGAAAAACGAGTAGCTGGAAACTCATAA
- a CDS encoding DUF6904 family protein: protein MLALKNTENLTGALISGDYWDLDELCTALHRLTGNESRYLDWQGARMRLLRTMHDLRQAYQGSKNVESVGNGLKRDTMKNHDFIASQNNIYFSTEILWPELIFALVAINDFINLHKKYEQATDLDIHIVNARKLQALIAEALKKNMSEETYTFAMQYVITSNAFVEEYAIQYIDLLNISYIDMSKEQRTQAFESIVHNIIVQTKDYHNFKSKILSETNKTKSTIHDFRMNIEYPESIEW, encoded by the coding sequence ATGTTAGCTCTTAAAAATACCGAGAACCTAACTGGAGCACTTATAAGTGGGGACTATTGGGATTTAGATGAACTATGTACTGCACTACATCGTTTAACAGGAAACGAATCACGCTATCTCGATTGGCAAGGTGCTCGAATGCGTTTATTGAGAACTATGCATGATTTAAGACAGGCGTATCAGGGAAGTAAGAATGTTGAAAGTGTTGGCAACGGGTTGAAGAGAGATACGATGAAGAATCACGATTTTATCGCTTCACAGAACAATATTTACTTCTCCACAGAAATCCTATGGCCTGAGCTTATTTTTGCTTTAGTTGCAATTAATGATTTTATCAATCTTCATAAAAAGTATGAACAGGCTACGGATTTAGATATTCATATCGTGAATGCCCGAAAACTTCAAGCTCTTATTGCAGAAGCGCTGAAAAAGAATATGTCTGAAGAAACGTATACGTTTGCTATGCAATATGTGATTACGTCAAATGCATTTGTAGAAGAGTATGCCATACAATACATCGACCTACTCAATATATCTTATATCGATATGTCTAAGGAGCAACGGACCCAAGCTTTTGAATCGATTGTACACAATATTATCGTCCAAACGAAAGACTATCATAATTTTAAAAGTAAAATTCTGTCAGAAACCAATAAAACTAAAAGTACTATCCATGATTTCCGAATGAATATAGAGTATCCAGAAAGTATTGAATGGTAA
- the rluF gene encoding 23S rRNA pseudouridine(2604) synthase RluF gives MRINKFLSEAGIISRRGADKWITDGRVMINGKTAELGSKVEVGDDVRVDGEQIVVEQPLVYLVLNKPVGITSTTETHVKGNIVDFVNHPLRIFHIGRLDKDSDGLILLTNDGDIVNEILRAENSHEKEYVVTVNEKITDTFIEKMSTGVNILGTKTLPCKVKKIGPKTFNIILTQGLNRQIRRMCSALGFTVKRLQRIRIMNISIEGLPIGEWRELTPTEKAELFKTLNYSPKR, from the coding sequence ATGCGGATTAATAAATTTTTAAGTGAAGCAGGGATTATCTCTAGACGCGGTGCAGACAAATGGATCACGGATGGAAGAGTAATGATTAACGGAAAAACTGCAGAACTAGGCAGTAAAGTAGAAGTTGGTGACGATGTACGCGTTGATGGTGAGCAAATTGTTGTTGAACAACCCCTCGTTTATCTAGTATTAAATAAACCTGTAGGTATTACTAGTACTACAGAAACTCATGTAAAAGGTAATATCGTCGATTTCGTTAACCATCCCCTACGTATTTTCCATATCGGGCGTTTAGATAAAGATTCTGATGGTTTAATACTTCTGACAAATGACGGAGATATTGTAAATGAAATTCTACGTGCAGAAAACAGCCATGAGAAAGAGTACGTTGTGACAGTCAATGAGAAAATCACCGATACATTTATCGAAAAAATGTCTACTGGGGTAAATATACTTGGTACAAAAACACTACCTTGTAAAGTAAAAAAGATTGGACCAAAAACATTCAATATAATCTTAACTCAGGGCTTAAATCGTCAGATACGTAGAATGTGTTCTGCATTAGGATTTACCGTGAAAAGACTACAACGAATACGTATTATGAATATATCTATTGAAGGTCTTCCTATTGGAGAATGGAGAGAACTTACACCTACTGAAAAAGCAGAACTATTTAAGACGCTTAACTATTCACCAAAACGGTAA
- a CDS encoding DUF4003 family protein, which produces MNIEQRLEQTFNALKKTLGWTVDKRITLSLAGYYVTLEKEFDETKYKEVASHLKKRAGVFSPLRSHLHPLFVATLDVSGAEPEQAVNLLMEKADALKQFGFKVNSYTYLAALMMSEQKDQWPFEMKMAQKLMDDMKAHHRFLTSTDDYPYAMFLGKMEGDTAVRAETMNRYYKELKQHKFYSGNELQWMSQVLTYSNPEYEENMVGRAVIIRDGLKSVKIKTSQAQYPIIGFMAALKLDEEQLNEIVANYEAIASMKLFSWYKDSALPIAFGLSLRSSKEAYATAAISMATSIELILQAQQAIMISTIAASSAAAASSSGSD; this is translated from the coding sequence ATGAATATTGAACAAAGATTAGAGCAAACATTTAATGCACTGAAAAAAACATTAGGTTGGACCGTGGATAAACGAATAACTTTGTCACTTGCGGGGTACTATGTAACTTTAGAGAAGGAATTTGATGAAACTAAGTATAAAGAAGTAGCTAGCCATTTAAAAAAAAGAGCAGGCGTCTTTTCGCCCTTACGCTCACACTTACATCCTCTTTTTGTAGCAACTTTAGATGTTTCCGGAGCAGAACCTGAGCAAGCGGTAAATTTGTTAATGGAAAAAGCAGATGCTTTAAAACAGTTTGGTTTTAAAGTGAATAGCTATACGTATTTGGCCGCCCTCATGATGTCGGAACAAAAAGATCAATGGCCATTTGAAATGAAAATGGCACAAAAATTAATGGATGATATGAAGGCACATCATCGCTTTCTAACATCTACAGATGATTATCCATATGCAATGTTTTTGGGCAAAATGGAAGGCGATACGGCTGTTCGAGCTGAAACGATGAACCGCTATTACAAAGAGTTAAAGCAACATAAATTCTATTCCGGAAATGAACTACAGTGGATGTCCCAGGTCCTTACGTATTCCAATCCAGAGTATGAAGAAAATATGGTGGGCAGAGCAGTAATTATCCGAGACGGATTAAAAAGCGTCAAAATAAAAACTTCTCAGGCACAATATCCGATTATAGGTTTTATGGCAGCTTTAAAATTGGATGAGGAACAATTAAACGAGATTGTGGCAAACTATGAAGCCATCGCTAGTATGAAATTATTTTCGTGGTACAAAGACTCGGCTCTTCCTATCGCATTTGGACTGTCCTTAAGATCTTCTAAGGAAGCTTATGCAACTGCAGCAATTTCCATGGCAACTTCGATAGAGCTTATATTACAGGCGCAACAAGCGATTATGATTTCAACTATTGCAGCTTCTAGCGCTGCAGCAGCATCTAGTTCTGGCTCGGATTAA
- a CDS encoding acyl-CoA thioesterase, which translates to MNTNPMSQSRTIQTHLILPPDTNHHETIFGGRVLAFIDEIAAISSMKHAQGAVVTASIDSVDFLSSAKVGDVIELEAVVSNAGRSSMEVYVRVTSTNLITGEEKLTTESYVTMVAVDDNGKPVPVPGIHPETEAEKRLYETGPARRAHRKQRLEMKY; encoded by the coding sequence ATGAACACCAATCCAATGAGTCAATCAAGAACTATTCAAACACATTTAATATTACCCCCGGATACAAATCATCACGAAACAATTTTTGGTGGAAGAGTGTTGGCATTTATCGATGAGATTGCAGCCATATCTTCTATGAAACACGCACAAGGTGCTGTAGTTACAGCTTCTATTGATTCTGTAGACTTTCTTTCATCTGCAAAGGTAGGAGATGTAATAGAGTTAGAAGCAGTTGTTTCTAATGCGGGTCGTTCTTCGATGGAGGTTTATGTTCGAGTAACATCAACAAACCTAATTACTGGGGAAGAGAAATTAACAACTGAATCTTATGTAACAATGGTCGCAGTTGATGATAATGGGAAGCCTGTACCTGTACCAGGCATACATCCAGAAACTGAAGCTGAAAAACGTCTTTATGAAACAGGACCTGCTAGACGTGCTCATCGAAAACAACGCTTAGAAATGAAATACTAA
- a CDS encoding sensor histidine kinase: MSESTLNQLCQIYTELSTEDIKVLENVASNLQLYADLNNAYMFIDCMMKNSEQAIVVSEAFPRNSESIYEKSVVGKIVFESFEPGVFYSYRTGKKSLTSQAVTQEGKTVEQSVIPIKNDKHQVIGVLISEEEIYKHMPISSSYKNVSFGQDELSEVLGGNSREVPMISDLLMEIFLLTDKDDCLTYSNPAGVNFIAEMTQMDKIQNQPILELLPFLQSVYDFKEDVFIFDLTVDRKNLIVKKIRIKEKEHLKGTLLLIQDVTELRTKEKELMMKSVVIQEIHHRVKNNLQTVASLLRLQMRKGFPEESKVYFEDTLNRIYSISSVYELILSNSNADDEDVNIIDLTKKVSSTLVLNEYLKKVNLIIESNGNKILTTSRKAVSIALIINELVQNSLKHAFPEDIAGEIVVSFYSNKDFLELHIFDNGVGMQEPKSSLGLEIVHNLVLNDLNGEFRYVPVEQGTHAVVTFPISSEVIIYHEKENINS; this comes from the coding sequence TTGAGTGAATCTACCTTAAACCAGTTATGTCAAATCTATACGGAATTATCTACAGAGGATATAAAGGTTTTAGAAAATGTTGCTTCTAATTTGCAATTATATGCAGATTTGAATAATGCGTATATGTTCATAGACTGTATGATGAAGAATTCGGAACAAGCTATAGTTGTTTCGGAGGCCTTCCCTAGAAATTCTGAGTCTATATATGAAAAATCCGTAGTAGGAAAAATTGTTTTTGAATCGTTCGAACCGGGTGTTTTTTATAGTTATCGAACCGGTAAAAAATCACTTACTAGCCAGGCAGTTACACAAGAAGGAAAAACTGTAGAGCAAAGTGTTATCCCGATAAAAAACGACAAACATCAAGTGATTGGGGTACTAATTTCTGAGGAAGAAATTTATAAACATATGCCGATTAGTAGCAGTTATAAAAATGTATCATTTGGTCAAGATGAGCTAAGTGAAGTCCTTGGAGGTAACTCAAGGGAAGTACCAATGATCTCGGATCTTTTAATGGAAATTTTCCTTCTAACAGACAAAGATGATTGCTTAACATATTCTAATCCCGCCGGAGTGAACTTTATAGCAGAAATGACTCAAATGGATAAAATTCAAAATCAGCCTATTTTAGAATTATTACCTTTTCTTCAATCCGTTTATGATTTTAAAGAAGATGTCTTCATATTTGATTTAACTGTAGATAGAAAAAATTTGATAGTAAAAAAAATTAGAATAAAAGAGAAAGAACATCTTAAAGGAACTCTTCTTCTTATTCAAGATGTAACAGAGCTTCGAACAAAAGAAAAAGAACTAATGATGAAATCTGTAGTTATTCAAGAAATTCACCACCGAGTAAAAAATAATCTACAGACGGTAGCTAGCTTGTTACGTCTTCAAATGAGAAAAGGATTTCCAGAAGAAAGTAAGGTATATTTTGAAGATACCCTTAATAGAATATATAGTATTTCTTCCGTTTATGAACTGATTTTATCCAACTCTAATGCCGATGATGAAGATGTTAATATTATTGATTTAACTAAAAAAGTATCTTCAACCTTAGTGCTAAATGAATATTTAAAAAAAGTTAACTTGATTATTGAGTCAAATGGCAATAAGATATTAACAACATCAAGGAAAGCGGTTTCAATTGCATTGATTATCAATGAACTTGTACAAAATTCTTTAAAGCATGCATTTCCAGAAGATATTGCAGGAGAAATAGTAGTAAGTTTTTATTCAAATAAGGACTTTTTAGAGCTTCATATTTTCGACAACGGAGTTGGAATGCAGGAGCCAAAATCATCTTTAGGTTTAGAGATAGTTCATAACCTTGTATTAAATGATTTAAATGGGGAGTTTAGATACGTTCCTGTAGAGCAAGGTACGCATGCAGTAGTAACATTCCCAATAAGTTCGGAGGTTATTATCTATCATGAAAAAGAGAATATTAATAGCTGA
- a CDS encoding ANTAR domain-containing response regulator: MKKRILIAEDESIIRMDIKLMLQDQGYEVVGEAGDGDKAIELAFLHKPDLILMDIKMPKINGLQASKIIANQLDLPILIITAYSQKEFVEKAQQDNIVGYLVKPISEANLLPAVEIALHQSKKAKRLKQDIYNAKQEVEKRKLIERAKGLLMQVEETTEADAFKRIRESSMSRQMTMESIAKEIILKYK; encoded by the coding sequence ATGAAAAAGAGAATATTAATAGCTGAAGATGAATCTATCATAAGAATGGATATTAAACTTATGCTTCAAGATCAAGGCTATGAAGTAGTGGGAGAAGCAGGAGATGGAGATAAAGCTATTGAGTTAGCATTTTTACATAAACCAGATTTAATCCTTATGGATATTAAGATGCCAAAGATAAATGGTCTACAAGCTAGTAAAATAATCGCAAATCAACTAGATTTACCGATTCTAATCATCACTGCCTATAGCCAAAAGGAATTTGTTGAAAAAGCTCAACAGGACAATATAGTCGGTTATTTAGTAAAACCTATTTCTGAAGCGAATTTGCTACCTGCAGTAGAGATAGCTTTACACCAATCCAAAAAAGCAAAAAGATTAAAACAAGATATATACAATGCTAAACAAGAAGTAGAGAAAAGAAAGTTAATCGAACGTGCAAAAGGGTTGTTAATGCAAGTCGAAGAAACGACAGAAGCTGATGCTTTTAAGAGAATAAGAGAATCTAGCATGTCTAGGCAGATGACAATGGAGTCAATTGCCAAAGAGATTATTTTAAAATACAAGTGA